One window of the Camelus dromedarius isolate mCamDro1 chromosome 15, mCamDro1.pat, whole genome shotgun sequence genome contains the following:
- the KCNS3 gene encoding potassium voltage-gated channel subfamily S member 3 codes for MVFGEFFHRHGQDEELVNLNVGGFKQSVDQSTLLRFPHTRLGKLLTCHSEEAILELCDDYSVADKEYYFDRNPSLFRYVLNFYYTGKLHVMEELCVFSFCQEIEYWGLNELFLDSCCSSRYQERKEESHEKDWDQKSNDASTDSSFEESTLFEKELEKFDKLRFGQLRKKIWIRMENPAYCLSAKLIAISSLSVVLASIVAMCVHSMSEFQNEDGEVDDPVLEGVEIACIAWFTGELAVRLVAAPCQKKFWKNPLNIIDFVSIIPFYATLAVDTKEEESEDIENMGKVVQILRLMRIFRILKLARHSVGLRSLGATLRHSYHEVGLLLLFLSVGISIFSVLIYSVEKDDHSSSLTSIPVCWWWATISMTTVGYGDTHPVTLAGKLIASSCIICGILVVALPITIIFNKFSKYYQKQKDIDVDQCSEDPPEKCHELPYFNIRDIYAQRMHAFITSLSSVGIVVSDPDSTDASSIEDNEDVCNTASLENCTAK; via the coding sequence ATGGTGTTTGGTGAGTTTTTCCATCGCCACGGACAAGACGAGGAACTTGTCAACCTGAACGTGGGGGGCTTTAAGCAGTCCGTCGACCAGAGCACCCTCCTGCGTTTCCCTCACACCAGGCTCGGGAAGCTGCTCACCTGCCACTCGGAGGAGGCTATCCTGGAGCTGTGTGATGACTACAGTGTGGCGGACAAAGAGTACTATTTTGACCGGAACCCGTCCCTGTTCAGATACGTGCTGAACTTTTATTACACGGGGAAGCTGCACGTCATGGAGGAGCTGTGCGTGTTCTCCTTCTGCCAGGAGATCGAGTACTGGGGCCTCAACGAGCTCTTCCTTGACTCCTGCTGCAGCAGTCGCTACCAGGAGCGCAAGGAGGAAAGCCACGAGAAGGACTGGGACCAGAAGAGCAACGATGCGAGCACCGACTCCTCCTTTGAAGAGTCGACCCTGTTCGAGAAGGAGCTGGAGAAGTTTGACAAGCTGCGATTCGGTCAGCTCCGGAAGAAGATCTGGATTCGAATGGAAAACCCGGCCTACTGCCTGTCAGCCAAGCTCATCGCCATCTCCTCCTTGAGCGTGGTGCTGGCCTCCATCGTGGCCATGTGTGTCCACAGCATGTCGGAGTTCCAGAACGAGGACGGGGAGGTGGACGACCCCGTGCTGGAAGGCGTGGAGATCGCGTGCATCGCCTGGTTCACCGGAGAGCTTGCCGTCCGGCTGGTTGCTGCTCCCTGTCAAAAGAAGTTCTGGAAAAATCCTCTGAACATCATCGACTTCGTCTCCATTATCCCCTTTTATGCCACCCTGGCGGTGGACACCAAGGAGGAAGAGAGCGAGGACATTGAGAACATGGGCAAGGTGGTCCAGATCCTCAGGCTTATGAGAATTTTCCGAATTCTCAAGCTTGCCCGGCACTCGGTGGGACTTCGGTCCCTCGGGGCCACACTGAGGCACAGCTACCACGAAGTTGGGCTGCTGCTCCTCTTCCTGTCGGTGGGCATCTCCATCTTTTCTGTGCTTATCTACTCCGTAGAGAAAGACGACCACTCGTCCAGCCTCACCAGCATCCCCGTCTGCTGGTGGTGGGCCACCATCAGCATGACGACCGTTGGCTATGGAGACACCCACCCTGTCACCTTGGCCGGGAAGCTTATTGCCAGCTCGTGCATCATCTGTGGCATCTTGGTGGTGGCCCTTCCGATCACCATTATCTTCAACAAGTTTTCCAAGTACTACCAGAAGCAAAAGGACATTGATGTGGACCAGTGTAGTGAGGACCCACCAGAGAAGTGTCATGAACTCCCTTACTTTAACATTAGGGACATCTATGCCCAGCGGATGCACGCCTTCATCACCAGTCTCTCTTCTGTGGGAATCGTGGTGAGCGATCCCGATTCCACGGATGCTTCAAGCATTGAAGACAACGAGGATGTTTGTAACACGGCATCCTTGGAGAACTGCACAGCAAAATGA